The Oryzias melastigma strain HK-1 linkage group LG6, ASM292280v2, whole genome shotgun sequence genome includes a window with the following:
- the LOC112152565 gene encoding LOW QUALITY PROTEIN: ras-related protein Rab-8B (The sequence of the model RefSeq protein was modified relative to this genomic sequence to represent the inferred CDS: substituted 1 base at 1 genomic stop codon), giving the protein MAKTYDYLFKLLLIGDSGVGKTCLLFRFSEDSFNTTFISTIGIDFKIRTIELDGKRVKLQIWXVDFCGFSPYERFRTITTAYYRGAMGIMLVYDICNEKSFDNIKNWIRNIEEHASSDVEKMILGNKCDMTDRRQVSKDRGEKLAIDYRVKFLETSAKSSLNVEEAFYTMARDILHNLNSKTGDSSGEGSGKPVKITDKKSKRIKFFKCSLL; this is encoded by the exons ATGGCGAAAACCTACGATTATCTCTTCAAACTGCTGCTGATCGGAGACAGCGGAGTCGGAAAGACATGTCTGCTGTTCAGATTCAGCGAAGACTCCTTCAACACCACCTTCATATCTACAATAG GAATTGACTTCAAAATCAGAACAATAGAGCTGGACGGAAAGAGAGTGAAACTCCAGATTTGGTGAGTGGACTTCTGTGGGTTTTCCCCTTAT GAAAGGTTTCGCACCATCACCACTGCCTACTACCGTGGAGCTATG GGAATTATGCTGGTTTATGATATCTGCAATGAGAAGTCTTTTGACAACATCAAAAACTGGATTAGAAACATAGAGGAG CATGCCTCATCTGATGTAGAAAAGATGATCCTTGGTAACAAATGTGACATGACGGATAGGAGACAAGTGTCCAAAGACAGAGGGGAAAAA CTGGCTATTGATTATAGAGTCAAGTTCTTGGAGACAAGTGCAAAGTCGAGTCTAAATGTTGAGGAG GCTTTCTATACTATGGCAAGAGACATTTTACATAACTTAAACTCAAAGACA GGTGACAGCAGTGGCGAAGGGTCAGGAAAACCCGTCAAGATCACCGATAAAAAGTCGAAGAGGATCAAATTCTTCAAATGTTCGCTCCTCTAG